The region CCAGCCGAAAGCGCCAGCGCCCAGGTATTTTTACGGGTGCTGCGCGATGCACTCTTTGGCGTGCAGGGTGGTTCGCGTCTGCTGCTGCCCAAAGTGGACTTGAGTGCCCTGTTCCCCGATGCGGCGGCGACCTGGGTGCAACAACACGGTGGCCAACTGCACCTGGGGCACAGGGTTCACAGCGTGCAGCAGTGTGGCAACAGCTGGCGTGTTGACGACCAGGTATGGGATGCCGTGATTCTCGCCACTTCAGCATCAAATTCGGCTCTTATGCTTATGGATAATGCACAAGCAGCTATTGAATCAATAGCAATTGAAATGCAGCAATGGGCCAGCCAATGCCAGGCTCTGCGTTATGAAGCCATCACCACGGTGTATGCCTGGGCCGCCGATGCCCAGCTGGCGCAAGCCATGCTGTCTTTGCATACAAGCCCGCAGCATCCGGCCCAATTTGTGTTTGACCGGGGTCAACTGGGTGGCCCCATGGGTTTGCTGGCCTTTGTAGTGAGTGCCTCAACCGGCGAGCGGCTCAGCTTGCAGGCCCAGGTGCTGGCCCAGGCCCAAACACAGTTGGGCCTGGACTTGCAAGCCGTGAAAACCGTGGTGGAAAAGCGCGCCACCTTTGCCTGTACGCCTGGTTTGCAACGTCCGGCCATACACATCACATCAGGGCTACTGGCTTGTGGAGACTATGTGGATGGCCCCTACCCTGCCACACTGGAAGGTGCGGTGCGCAGTGGCATGGCAGCAGCGCATGCTCTGAAGCTTGTTTAAACCCGCATGCTCAGTCACACTCGCCAACACCCGCACCGTATCATCAAGCCCTTGAGCAGACCGAATCCACCACTTTTCCATGAAACTCGTCGTCAAAATTTTTATCGGTGTGTTGTTTGGCCTGTTGCTGGCTGCGGGTACCGGTGTTTTCTGGTACATCTCCACCAAACAGCCCCAACGCTCGGGTGAGCTCACGCTGAACCACCTGAGCGCACCCGTCACGGTGCGTTATGACGAATACGGTATTCCCCACATCAAGGCCAGCAACGAACCGGATCTGTACCGGGCACTGGGTTATGTGCACGCGCAGGATCGCCTGTTTCAAATGGAAATGGTGCGCCGCCTGGCGCAAGGTGAGCTGGCCGAAATTTTGGGCCCCAAGCTGATCAAGGTGGATCGGCTTTTCCGCACCTTGGGCCTGCGTGCCAACGCCAAGAAAAAAGTGGCGGCCATGGACAGACAAAGCCCCGCGATTCAGGCACAAAGTGCCTATCTGGACGGCATCAACCAGTTTCAGGCCAGTCATCCGGCCCCGTTTGAATTTGACATTTTGGGTATTCCCAAACGGCCTTTTACGCTGGAAGACACGGTGGCGGTATCCGGTTATCTGGCCTACAGCTTTGCCGCGGCGTTCAAGACCGAGCCGCTGCTGACCTATATCCGTGACGAATTGGGCGAAGACTATTTGAAAATTTTTGATCTGGCATGGAACCCGCAAGGTGTGCTTGAGAAGGCCAACCCAACGGCCCGGAATTCACCTCTGCAAAATCACCCTGCCCCCGACTGGCAAGCCTTGAATCAACTGGCCCAAGTGAGCCAGGAAGCCCAGACACTGGCCAGTGTCCCGCTGTTTGAAGGGAGCAACGCTTGGGCCATCTCGGGCGAGCGCACTTCCAGCGGCAAGCCGATGCTGGCGGGGGACCCCCATATCGGGTTTTCTTTGCCATCGGTCTGGTACGAAGCACATTTGAGCATGCCTGGCTTCGAGTTGTATGGCAACTTTCAGGCACTGAACGCTTCAGCCTTGTTGGGACACAACACCCAGTTTGGCTGGAGCTTGACGATGTTCCAGAATGACGACATGGACCTGATTGCCGAAAAGGTCAACCCACGCAATGCCAACCAGGTCTGGTTTGAAGGCCAATGGGTTGACCTGGAAAACACCGAAGACACCATCCAGGTCAAAGGCGGCAAGCCGGTCAAACTCGTGCTGCAGCACTCCCCCCATGGCCCGATCATCAGCAGTGCGTTCAAAGACACTTTGGGGGATGCCCCGGTGGCCATGTGGTGGACGTTTCTTGAAACCGACAACCCCATCCTGGAAGCTTTTTACGATCTCAACCGGGCCAATACTTTGGCCAAGGCACGTGCAGCCGCCAGCAAAATCTACGCTCCGGGTCTGAATGTGGTGTGGGCCAGTGCCTCGGGCGACATCGGCTGGTGGGCGGCCGCCAAACTACCGGTACGCCCCTTGTATGTCAACCCGACGTTTATTCTGGACGGCGGCTCTCCCGAGTCTGAAAAGCTGGGTTTTTACCGCTTCAGCGACAACCCACAGGAAGAAAATCCGCAGCGTGGCTACATTGTGTCGGCCAACCATCAGCCTCAAAGCACCAGTGGTATCCCTATTCCGGGCTATTACAACGCCTATGACAGAGCACAGACCTTGGAAGACCGACTGGGAAACAACGATTTGCAGTGGAATCAGCTCAACACCGAATCCTTGCAGCTCAGTACCCAAACCGCCTATTTCTGGCGCGTGCTTGAGCCGCTGATACCCGACTTGAGTGACGTGGTACGTGACCCGCTGGAACGTTCGGTGTTTGACAGCCTGGTGCAGTGGGACGGCCAGTACACCCTGCCCAATATTCCGCCCACAGTGTTCACCCAATTGGTGTATGAGCTCACGCGCGCAGCCATGGCCGACGAGTTGGGTAAAGTGCAATTTGCCAACTTGCTGGGCACCCGCGCACTGGATCTGGCGCTACCGCGCCTGGCGGCGAATGCAGAATCTCCCTGGTGGGACGATATCAAGACGGACAAAGTGGAAAGCCGCCGCGACATCGTACGCATTGCCTGGAAAGCCACCATCCAACACCTGAAAGAAACCCTTGGCCCCAGCCCCAACGACTGGGGTTGGGGCAACGCCCACACACTGACCCATGTTCACCCACTGGCCGCCCAGAAACCGCTGGACTGGGTATTTAATGTGGGGCCGTTCCCTGCACCTGGCGGGCGTGAAGTGCCCAACAATCTGGCAACCCCGATTGGTCCTGCGCCCTGGGCCGTCACCTATGGCCCGTCCACCCGGCGCATCATTGACTTTGCCAATGCCGGCAAATCCCAAAGCGTCAACCCGGTCGGCCAAAGCGGCGTGCTGTTTGATCCGCACTACAGTGACCAGGCTGCCGCCTATGTGGTGGGAGGCTACTTGATGCGCTACCTTGGCGACAAAGATGTACAAGCCAACACACATGACATGCTGACACTCAAGCCAGCGCAAGTACCCGTCACCAGCCACTAACGGGCAACCCTACAGGCCACATGCGCTAGGGTAACTGGGTGAAAATGGGGCATGACTTTACTCACCTCTCCTTTTTCTCAAGAGCCCACATTCAGCCACGGCCAATCACCTCGCACCGCCGTGCTGTACTGCAATCTGGGCACGCCTGATGAGCCCACCACGCCTGCTGTACGGCGTTTTTTGGCAGAGTTCTTGGGTGATCCCCGTGTGGTTGAAATACCCAGACTGCTCTGGCTGATGATCTTGCACGGCATTATTTTGCGTATACGCCCGGCAAAATCAGCTGCCAAGTACGCCACCGTGTGGCTGCCTGAGGGCTCACCGCTGAAAATATGGACCGAAAAACAGGCCAAGATGCTGCAAGGCTGGCTGGCCCAACGTGGCCATGATGTGCAAGTGCGTTATGCCATGCGTTATGGCAGAACCTCCATAGCCTCACAACTGGATGCGCTGAAAGCCGCAGGTACTACCCGAATACTGATCTTGCCAGCTTACCCGCAGTATTCCGCCACCACCACGGCCAGCCTGTTTGATGCGGTCTACCTGTGGGCCAGCAAGGTGCGTAACCTGCCGGAGCTGCGCTTCATCAACCACTACCATGATGATCCGCGCTACATTGCAGCGCTGGCCGCAAGCGTGCAGCGCTACTGGCAAAACAACGGCCGCCCGAACGTGCTGGTGATGAGTTTTCATGGTGTGCCTGAACGCACCCTGCATTTAGGTGACCCTTACCACTGTGAATGTTTTAAAACCGCCAGGTTGTTGGCTGAGCATTTGGGGCTGAGCAAAGACCAGTTCAAAGTCACCTTTCAATCACGGCTGGGGCGCGCCAAGTGGCTAGAGCCCTATACCGAACCCACCTTGATCGATATGGGCAAAGCGGGTGTAAAACGGGTCGATGTGGTCTGCCCGGCCTTCACCAGTGACTGCCTGGAAACCCTGGAAGAAATCAACCAGGAAGCACGTGAGGCTTTTTTACATGCAGGCGGCCAAGAATTCCATTACATCGCCTGCCTGAACGATGACCCAGCCTGGATCACCGCACTGTGTGATATTACCCAGCAACATCTGCAAGGCTGGCCCACCCAGACAGTCCCCAATGACGCAAGACTGGCCGCCTCCAAGGCCGCAGCGTTGGCACAGGGGGCCAAGCAGTAGCAGTCACTTGGATTTGGACTTGGTTTTGACTTCGGACTTTGATTTTTTGGATTTTTGATCAGCTGGTTTGTCAGCCTGCAGCACAGGCGCTGACTTGGTTTCCGGCTTGTGGTTCAACGCGGCCTCCAGACTGAGGCACAGCGTGCGCAGGATCTTCACCCGTGCATAGTTTTTGTCATTGGCCTCCACCAGCGTCCACGGTGCCTCACCGGTGCTGGTGCGCTCCACCATGTCGCAGATGGCTTGCTGATAGTCGTTCCATTTTTCACGGTTACGCCAGTCTTCCTGGGTAATCTTGAAACGTTTGAACTCAATTTGCTCACGCTCCTTGAAGCGTTTAAGCTGCTCAGCCTGGCTGATTTGTAACCAGAACTTGACCACAATCACGCCCGATTCAATCATCTCGTGCTCGAAGTCATTGATTTCACCGTAGGCACGCAGCCAATCGGCTTCTGAGCAAAAACCTTCTACCCGCTCAACCAGCACCCGGCCATACCAGGTGCGGTCAAAAATCGCCACCTGACCATGGCGCGGCAAATGCCGCCAAAAGCGCCACAGGTGGGGCTGCGCCCGCTCTTCCTCAGTCGGTGCGGCAACAGGTGTCACCTGGTATTGACGTGCATCCAGGGCAGCTGCAATGCGCCGGATGGCGCCCCCTTTACCGGCAGCATCAGCCCCTTCAAAGGCGCAAACCAGCGAACGACCTTTGAAGCGCTCATCACGGACCAATTCCGACAGCCGGCCCTGCCATTGGGCCAATTCATCCTTGTAGGGTTTATCCGCCAGCGCCAAGGTCAGATCAAGCTCGGAAAGCACATTGCGCCCGTCCAGATCAACCCGCACGATGGGGGCGGTGGGTGAGCGTGCAAGCTCCACTTCAGCCAATTTGTTTTGCATGGCCTTGAGCAACACTTGCCCCACGGTCATGGAACGGTAACGGTCATCCGTGCCTTCAACCACCACCCAGGGCGCAGCCGCGGTGTTGGTCACACGCAATAAGTGACCCGCCACCTTTTGCAGCTGATCATAGGTTTTAAGGCGATCCCAGTTCCATTGGGTCACGCGCCAAGCGGTACGGGGGTCATCTGAAAGTGCTTTGAGGCGTTGTTTTTGCCCATCTTTGGTCAGATGAAACCAGAACTTGAGCACCAATGCACCCTCATTAACCAGCATCTCTTCGAAGCGGTTGATCTGCTGCGCACGTGCGTCGAGTTCTTTGACCGAAATGCTGCCTTCAATACGTTCCCGAATCGGGTCGGAATACCATGATCCGGCGAAAATACCCACGCGCCCCTTGGCTGGCAAACTGCGCCAATAACGCCACATCGGTGGACGTTCGCGCTCTTCGTCGCTGGGCTGAGAAAAGGCCAGTGTGGAAAGAAATCGCGGGTCCATCCATTCATACAACACATTGATGGTCTCACCTTTGCCCGCACCATCCTGCCCGCTGACCAGCACGATCACCGGGGTTTTGTGCTTCTCGAACAAATTAACTTGCGCCTCTAGCAAAGCTGCACGCAACGCGGGAATCGCATCGCGGTAGTCAGATTTGGACAATTTGTGACCAATTTCCGCAGATTCAAACATCGTCAGCTTTCAATCAATAACTAAACATGCAACAAGGTGCGCTCGCCATCGGCATGACGCAAGCGTTGGGCCAAAGTACGGGAAATGGCGGTCATCAAAATCAGCGCCAGCTTTTTGTGCCCTTCAGCCAATTGGTTAAATTGTTCAAGCGACAGTACAAACAAGTCAATGTCGGTACTGGCAATCGCACTGTCACTGCGCACGCCATCGTCCAAAAATGCCAAACCACCAAAAAAATCCCCGCGCCCGAAACTGGCAATGTGATGTGATTGGCGACTACCGCTGATGGGTGCCATGATGCGCACCGTGCCACGTCGTATCAAATACAGCTCGCGCTGCGTATCACCCAAACGGTAAACTGGTTCGCCCGCTTTGACCGTGCGTAACTGCAACATGGCCTCCAGATCTGCCAGGGTGTCATCCTTGCGTCCCTGGAAAAGATCCATTTCAGCCAACCGCAGTGGCACTTCTTCGGCACTGGCTTGCACTACATTGCCTACCAGTTGATCTTCGATCCACTCAATGGCCTCTTCCAGGGTTTTAAAAACACGCACACCACTACCTTCTCCCATCAACCCGGTTTGCGTCAGAAACGACACCAGATTGCGCCCGTTGGGCAATTGCTCCCGTACGTGGCTGAGCATCAGCGTCGCCCCCCGATCACGCAGGGTGTCGCGCACCAGATTCAGCATATGAGCCGCCGTCATATCCACCGCCTGGACCCAGCGCATATCCAAAACAACGTAGTCTCGCGCCTTGATTTCAGGTTCGAGTTGAGCGTACAACTCATAAGTTGTTCCAAAAAACAAGCTCCCTTGAAGTTCAAAAATAATCGCTTTATCACCTTTTTCAGCAATCAAGCGCATCTCTGCTTCAGGTCGACACCAGGTGGATGAGCGCTGATTCACAAAGGTTTTCCGCCGCACCACCGAGCCACCCACTTGCTCACGCACAAACAACAAAATGGACAGGGCAACACCAGAGGCTGATGCAGCGATCAGCCCCACCATCAGAGCAACGCCTACCACCACAAAGACCACCGCAAAATCGAACACAGTGGCCCCTGACTCCAGAAAGTGCATAGGCTCCAGATCAATCATGCGCCAACCGACCACGATCAAAATACCCGCCAGCGTGGCCACAGGAATCCAGGCAATATAAGCACCCAGCAACAAACCGGCAACCAAAGTCAGCATACCCTCCACAATACCTGACACCCGGGTTTGAGCTCCACTGGAGAGATTCACCATGGTGGCCCCCATGGTGCCCGCGCCAGGAATGCCACCAAGTCCAGATGCCGTCATATTGGCCAGTCCTTGTGCCAACAGCTCGCGATTGGGTTCATGCCGGGTACGGTTTTTCTGATCAATCACCACACATGTCTTGAGTGTGTCAATAGACAGCAATACGGCCAAGGTCAACGCACCGCTGGTCAAAGTTGCCACTTGGTTGAGTTTGAGCTCACCGATTTCTTGCCAGCGTCCCATGATGGTCTGAATGTAGCCCTCACTGGTGGCATTCAATGCACCCAAGACAAGTGGGTTGTTGTCCAAGGTGAGCATGGACGCATCCGAATTGGCTAAACCCAGATAAGCCAGTAAGCCCGCCAAAATACCCAAAATGGTGCTGGGAACAGCCTTGGTGATTTTGGGCGCCAACAAAGCAACAAGCACCGTCGTCATGCCAACCACCAGACTGCGTGTATCCCACGCCTGGGGCGCCAAAAGTGAACGCCACCAGGTCACTCCCGGAGCCGCACCAACAAAACGGGGAATCTGGCTGCCAATGATGATGAGTCCCACACCACTCATGTACCCGCTAACCACGGTGTAAGGAATATATTTGATCAGCTTGCCCGCCCCCATGAAACCGATGAACATCTGGATCACCCCAGTCAGCATGCCCAATACAGTCAGCAGCAACACTATGCTGGAAGCAGCAACACCCTGTTGCACAAGTTCAATTGCAAAGGCCGCAAGCACCGCGGCAGCCGGAGCACAAGGGGCACTGATTAATCGGTCAGTCCCCCCAAAA is a window of Rhodoferax lithotrophicus DNA encoding:
- a CDS encoding penicillin acylase family protein — its product is MKLVVKIFIGVLFGLLLAAGTGVFWYISTKQPQRSGELTLNHLSAPVTVRYDEYGIPHIKASNEPDLYRALGYVHAQDRLFQMEMVRRLAQGELAEILGPKLIKVDRLFRTLGLRANAKKKVAAMDRQSPAIQAQSAYLDGINQFQASHPAPFEFDILGIPKRPFTLEDTVAVSGYLAYSFAAAFKTEPLLTYIRDELGEDYLKIFDLAWNPQGVLEKANPTARNSPLQNHPAPDWQALNQLAQVSQEAQTLASVPLFEGSNAWAISGERTSSGKPMLAGDPHIGFSLPSVWYEAHLSMPGFELYGNFQALNASALLGHNTQFGWSLTMFQNDDMDLIAEKVNPRNANQVWFEGQWVDLENTEDTIQVKGGKPVKLVLQHSPHGPIISSAFKDTLGDAPVAMWWTFLETDNPILEAFYDLNRANTLAKARAAASKIYAPGLNVVWASASGDIGWWAAAKLPVRPLYVNPTFILDGGSPESEKLGFYRFSDNPQEENPQRGYIVSANHQPQSTSGIPIPGYYNAYDRAQTLEDRLGNNDLQWNQLNTESLQLSTQTAYFWRVLEPLIPDLSDVVRDPLERSVFDSLVQWDGQYTLPNIPPTVFTQLVYELTRAAMADELGKVQFANLLGTRALDLALPRLAANAESPWWDDIKTDKVESRRDIVRIAWKATIQHLKETLGPSPNDWGWGNAHTLTHVHPLAAQKPLDWVFNVGPFPAPGGREVPNNLATPIGPAPWAVTYGPSTRRIIDFANAGKSQSVNPVGQSGVLFDPHYSDQAAAYVVGGYLMRYLGDKDVQANTHDMLTLKPAQVPVTSH
- the hpnE gene encoding hydroxysqualene dehydroxylase HpnE gives rise to the protein MKVAIIGAGWAGLAAAVTATQAGHQTTIFEAAHTVGGRARGLKGLKNCTLPDGTPVHLDNGQHILIGAYTNTLKLMHQVGVPVEKVLLSLPMTLRFPDGLGLQFNNWPTPLDALAGIFTARGWSVRDKRALLQAAIGWQVQGFTCPPGLTVTKLCSGLTPKVTAELIEPLCVSALNTPAESASAQVFLRVLRDALFGVQGGSRLLLPKVDLSALFPDAAATWVQQHGGQLHLGHRVHSVQQCGNSWRVDDQVWDAVILATSASNSALMLMDNAQAAIESIAIEMQQWASQCQALRYEAITTVYAWAADAQLAQAMLSLHTSPQHPAQFVFDRGQLGGPMGLLAFVVSASTGERLSLQAQVLAQAQTQLGLDLQAVKTVVEKRATFACTPGLQRPAIHITSGLLACGDYVDGPYPATLEGAVRSGMAAAHALKLV
- the hemH gene encoding ferrochelatase codes for the protein MTLLTSPFSQEPTFSHGQSPRTAVLYCNLGTPDEPTTPAVRRFLAEFLGDPRVVEIPRLLWLMILHGIILRIRPAKSAAKYATVWLPEGSPLKIWTEKQAKMLQGWLAQRGHDVQVRYAMRYGRTSIASQLDALKAAGTTRILILPAYPQYSATTTASLFDAVYLWASKVRNLPELRFINHYHDDPRYIAALAASVQRYWQNNGRPNVLVMSFHGVPERTLHLGDPYHCECFKTARLLAEHLGLSKDQFKVTFQSRLGRAKWLEPYTEPTLIDMGKAGVKRVDVVCPAFTSDCLETLEEINQEAREAFLHAGGQEFHYIACLNDDPAWITALCDITQQHLQGWPTQTVPNDARLAASKAAALAQGAKQ
- the pap gene encoding polyphosphate:AMP phosphotransferase, producing MFESAEIGHKLSKSDYRDAIPALRAALLEAQVNLFEKHKTPVIVLVSGQDGAGKGETINVLYEWMDPRFLSTLAFSQPSDEERERPPMWRYWRSLPAKGRVGIFAGSWYSDPIRERIEGSISVKELDARAQQINRFEEMLVNEGALVLKFWFHLTKDGQKQRLKALSDDPRTAWRVTQWNWDRLKTYDQLQKVAGHLLRVTNTAAAPWVVVEGTDDRYRSMTVGQVLLKAMQNKLAEVELARSPTAPIVRVDLDGRNVLSELDLTLALADKPYKDELAQWQGRLSELVRDERFKGRSLVCAFEGADAAGKGGAIRRIAAALDARQYQVTPVAAPTEEERAQPHLWRFWRHLPRHGQVAIFDRTWYGRVLVERVEGFCSEADWLRAYGEINDFEHEMIESGVIVVKFWLQISQAEQLKRFKEREQIEFKRFKITQEDWRNREKWNDYQQAICDMVERTSTGEAPWTLVEANDKNYARVKILRTLCLSLEAALNHKPETKSAPVLQADKPADQKSKKSKSEVKTKSKSK
- a CDS encoding SulP family inorganic anion transporter, with protein sequence MLTPASITRYKIPGDFWGGLASMLVALPASVAFGVTVYSAISPEYTVFGALAGILGAAALGIIAPTFGGTDRLISAPCAPAAAVLAAFAIELVQQGVAASSIVLLLTVLGMLTGVIQMFIGFMGAGKLIKYIPYTVVSGYMSGVGLIIIGSQIPRFVGAAPGVTWWRSLLAPQAWDTRSLVVGMTTVLVALLAPKITKAVPSTILGILAGLLAYLGLANSDASMLTLDNNPLVLGALNATSEGYIQTIMGRWQEIGELKLNQVATLTSGALTLAVLLSIDTLKTCVVIDQKNRTRHEPNRELLAQGLANMTASGLGGIPGAGTMGATMVNLSSGAQTRVSGIVEGMLTLVAGLLLGAYIAWIPVATLAGILIVVGWRMIDLEPMHFLESGATVFDFAVVFVVVGVALMVGLIAASASGVALSILLFVREQVGGSVVRRKTFVNQRSSTWCRPEAEMRLIAEKGDKAIIFELQGSLFFGTTYELYAQLEPEIKARDYVVLDMRWVQAVDMTAAHMLNLVRDTLRDRGATLMLSHVREQLPNGRNLVSFLTQTGLMGEGSGVRVFKTLEEAIEWIEDQLVGNVVQASAEEVPLRLAEMDLFQGRKDDTLADLEAMLQLRTVKAGEPVYRLGDTQRELYLIRRGTVRIMAPISGSRQSHHIASFGRGDFFGGLAFLDDGVRSDSAIASTDIDLFVLSLEQFNQLAEGHKKLALILMTAISRTLAQRLRHADGERTLLHV